From Fundidesulfovibrio terrae, a single genomic window includes:
- the aat gene encoding leucyl/phenylalanyl-tRNA--protein transferase: protein MISLLTTAIRFPDPESADPGGLLAVGGDLSVARLMEAYSHGIFPWYNDEHPILWWSPDPRPVLFPKDLVLDSRFRRYLRNHPFRVSVDTDFQAVISACAVMDRPGQAGTWITDDMIRAYVRLHQAGHAHSVECRLDGRLVGAIYGVSVGRAFFGESMFHEVPQASKVAFVHLVWLLKELKYHFMDCQQATPHVVRFGAREIPRKLFTRMVEAASAMNEEPDGWLTPAWWSDPDKRKEHLHHGW from the coding sequence GTGATATCGCTTCTGACCACCGCCATCCGCTTCCCCGACCCGGAATCAGCCGATCCCGGGGGGCTTCTGGCCGTGGGCGGCGACCTGAGCGTGGCCCGGCTGATGGAAGCATACAGCCACGGCATCTTCCCCTGGTACAACGACGAGCATCCCATCCTCTGGTGGTCGCCCGACCCCAGGCCTGTGCTTTTCCCCAAGGACCTCGTCCTGGATTCCCGCTTCCGGCGCTACCTGCGCAACCATCCCTTCCGGGTGAGCGTGGACACCGACTTCCAGGCCGTGATCAGCGCCTGCGCCGTCATGGACCGCCCTGGACAGGCGGGCACCTGGATCACCGACGACATGATCCGGGCCTATGTGCGCCTGCACCAGGCCGGGCATGCCCACAGCGTGGAGTGCCGCCTGGACGGACGCCTCGTGGGGGCCATCTACGGCGTGTCCGTGGGGCGGGCGTTTTTTGGTGAATCCATGTTCCACGAGGTTCCGCAGGCCTCCAAGGTGGCCTTCGTCCATCTGGTCTGGCTGCTCAAAGAATTAAAGTATCACTTTATGGATTGCCAACAGGCCACACCGCATGTGGTCCGCTTCGGCGCCCGCGAGATTCCCCGAAAGCTGTTCACGCGCATGGTGGAGGCCGCGTCGGCCATGAATGAGGAACCGGACGGCTGGCTCACGCCCGCGTGGTGGAGCGACCCGGACAAACGCAAGGAGCATCTGCATCATGGATGGTGA
- the uvrB gene encoding excinuclease ABC subunit UvrB, with the protein MKILDKSQSGFTLSSPYSPQGDQPRAIEELTANLATGIRDQVLLGATGTGKTFAMAQVIAKSNRPALIMAPNKTLAAQLFNEFRGLFPDNAVEYFVSYYDYYQPEAYLPRTDTYIEKDSSINEDIDKLRHSATHALLTRRDVVIVASVSCIYGLGSPEYYAKMVIPLEEGQRVSMEEVITRLVEVQYERNDVDFHRGVFRVRGDVLEIIPAYSRERALRLEFFGDEIESMLETDPLTGEVFGRLKKTVIFPNSHYVSDRDNLSRAMSDIRDELRERLVFYKDRQMHVEAQRIEQRTLYDLEMIEELGYCNGIENYSRHLDGRRPGQPPATLIDYFPKDFILFIDESHITVPQIGGMFNGDRSRKSTLVDYGFRLPSALDNRPLNFQEFQERIGQTIYVSATPGPWELERAQGLVVEQIIRPTGLLDPQPEVRPTKGQVDDLLSECKKRMAAGERVLVTTLTKRMAEELTDYFNKFGVTARYLHSDIDTLERVAIIQALRAGEFDVLVGINLLREGLDIPEVSLVAILDADKEGFLRSARSLIQTFGRAARNVSGKVIMYADSVTRSMQEAMDETSRRRAKQEAHNLEHGIVPQTIRKEMDNVLEAIYAQGKAEKGQKAKGASFIDEIMQRAQDAGTVEKLIKRLEKDMRAAAKDLAFERAAELRDAITTLKVKHGKEGA; encoded by the coding sequence TTGAAAATTCTGGACAAAAGTCAATCGGGGTTCACGCTTTCCAGCCCCTATTCGCCCCAGGGCGACCAGCCACGCGCCATCGAGGAGCTCACGGCCAACCTGGCCACGGGCATCCGCGACCAGGTGCTGCTCGGGGCAACGGGCACCGGCAAGACCTTCGCCATGGCCCAGGTGATAGCCAAGTCCAACCGCCCGGCGCTGATCATGGCCCCCAACAAGACCCTGGCGGCCCAGCTCTTCAACGAGTTTCGGGGCCTCTTCCCGGACAACGCCGTCGAATACTTCGTCAGCTACTACGATTATTATCAGCCGGAAGCCTACCTGCCCCGCACGGATACATACATCGAGAAGGACTCGTCCATCAACGAAGATATCGACAAGCTCCGCCATAGCGCCACCCATGCGCTGCTCACCCGCCGAGACGTGGTCATAGTGGCCTCGGTGAGCTGCATCTACGGCCTGGGCTCGCCCGAATACTACGCCAAGATGGTGATTCCCCTGGAGGAAGGCCAGCGCGTCTCCATGGAGGAGGTCATCACCCGGCTGGTGGAGGTGCAGTACGAGCGCAACGACGTGGACTTCCACCGCGGCGTGTTCCGGGTGCGCGGCGACGTGCTGGAGATCATCCCGGCCTACAGCCGCGAGCGGGCGCTGCGCCTGGAGTTCTTCGGCGACGAGATCGAATCCATGCTGGAGACGGACCCGCTTACGGGCGAGGTGTTCGGCCGGCTGAAAAAAACGGTGATCTTCCCCAACTCCCACTACGTGTCTGACCGCGACAACCTCTCGCGGGCCATGAGCGACATCCGTGACGAACTGCGCGAGCGCCTGGTCTTCTACAAGGACCGGCAGATGCATGTGGAGGCCCAGCGCATCGAGCAGCGCACCCTCTACGACCTGGAGATGATCGAGGAGCTGGGCTACTGCAACGGCATCGAGAACTATTCGCGCCACCTGGACGGCCGCAGGCCCGGCCAGCCCCCGGCCACGCTCATCGACTATTTCCCCAAGGATTTCATCCTGTTCATCGATGAATCGCACATAACGGTGCCGCAGATCGGGGGCATGTTCAACGGCGACCGGTCCCGCAAGTCCACCCTGGTGGACTACGGCTTCCGCCTGCCCTCGGCCTTGGACAACCGGCCGCTCAACTTCCAGGAGTTCCAGGAGCGCATCGGCCAGACCATCTACGTCTCGGCCACGCCCGGCCCCTGGGAGCTGGAGCGCGCCCAGGGCCTGGTGGTGGAGCAGATCATCCGTCCCACGGGCCTGCTCGACCCCCAGCCCGAAGTGCGCCCCACCAAGGGACAGGTGGACGACCTGCTCTCCGAGTGCAAGAAGCGCATGGCCGCCGGCGAACGCGTGCTCGTGACCACGCTCACCAAGCGCATGGCCGAGGAGCTCACCGACTATTTCAACAAGTTCGGCGTCACCGCCCGCTACCTGCACTCCGACATCGACACCCTGGAGCGGGTGGCCATCATCCAGGCCCTTCGTGCGGGCGAGTTCGACGTGCTCGTAGGCATCAACCTGCTGCGCGAGGGGCTGGACATCCCCGAAGTGTCGCTGGTGGCCATCCTGGACGCGGACAAGGAAGGGTTCCTGCGCAGCGCCCGTTCGCTCATCCAGACCTTCGGCCGCGCCGCGCGCAACGTTTCCGGCAAGGTGATCATGTACGCGGACTCGGTCACGCGCTCCATGCAGGAAGCCATGGACGAGACCTCGCGCCGTCGCGCCAAGCAGGAGGCGCACAACCTGGAGCACGGCATCGTCCCCCAGACCATCCGCAAGGAGATGGACAACGTCCTGGAAGCCATTTACGCCCAGGGCAAGGCCGAAAAGGGGCAGAAGGCCAAGGGCGCGAGCTTCATCGACGAGATCATGCAGCGCGCCCAGGACGCCGGCACCGTGGAAAAGCTCATCAAACGTCTGGAGAAGGACATGCGGGCAGCCGCCAAGGACCTGGCCTTCGAACGCGCCGCCGAACTGCGCGACGCCATCACCACCCTCAAGGTGAAGCACGGAAAGGAGGGCGCGTGA
- a CDS encoding TIGR00730 family Rossman fold protein produces MKSVCVFLGSNPGTSPGYTQAAETLGGLLAARKITLVYGGAKNGLMGILARSVADAGGRVVGVLPGFLKAKELAFEGLAEMFEVESMHERKAKMAELSDGFIAMPGGLGTLEEIFEVATWGQLGLHAKPVGFYNVQGYYDKLAAFLDHMVEQGFLKGPHRNNLIQGDNPAELLDIMAAFKPAVLGKWFGLEKS; encoded by the coding sequence ATGAAAAGCGTCTGCGTGTTCCTCGGGTCCAACCCCGGCACGTCGCCCGGGTACACCCAGGCGGCCGAAACCCTCGGCGGCCTCTTGGCCGCCCGCAAGATCACCCTGGTCTACGGCGGGGCCAAGAACGGCTTGATGGGCATTCTGGCCAGATCCGTGGCCGATGCCGGAGGCCGTGTGGTAGGCGTGCTGCCGGGATTCCTCAAAGCCAAGGAACTGGCCTTCGAGGGCTTGGCCGAAATGTTCGAGGTGGAGTCCATGCACGAGCGCAAGGCAAAGATGGCCGAACTCTCTGACGGGTTCATCGCCATGCCCGGCGGCCTGGGCACACTGGAGGAGATTTTCGAGGTGGCCACCTGGGGACAGCTGGGGCTGCACGCCAAGCCCGTGGGATTCTACAACGTCCAGGGCTATTACGACAAACTGGCCGCCTTCCTGGACCACATGGTGGAACAGGGATTCTTGAAAGGTCCGCACCGCAACAACCTGATCCAGGGCGACAACCCGGCAGAACTCCTGGACATCATGGCCGCGTTCAAGCCCGCTGTTCTGGGCAAATGGTTCGGGCTGGAGAAAAGCTAG
- a CDS encoding NADase-type glycan-binding domain-containing protein: MRLLILLLALAAACPAWAGKPAVSSPLAIQIDASAQTEPGGNLSRLVDPANTTGVAVGQWIEFGFSKHVVVTRMTVVNGWAAHGSFRQYGRIRTAVLAFDDGGTQTVTLKDTDKPQTITLTGRGSAVRLSVSEVYAGSASSVPYLSRVSFEGYDPAEQQVTITGRYEGCVRSRSSSSWGGQDEPFYYCVRFKADDGTFYGCIDDLCFHPKDHVGTRLQVTGVVKPGNVLQVLEAKPVK, encoded by the coding sequence ATGCGCCTTCTCATACTGCTCCTCGCCCTCGCAGCCGCCTGTCCGGCCTGGGCCGGGAAACCGGCCGTCTCCAGCCCCCTGGCCATCCAGATCGACGCTTCGGCCCAGACCGAACCCGGCGGCAACCTGTCGCGGCTGGTGGACCCGGCCAACACCACCGGCGTAGCCGTGGGGCAGTGGATCGAATTCGGCTTCTCCAAGCATGTGGTGGTCACGCGCATGACGGTGGTCAACGGCTGGGCCGCGCACGGGTCCTTCAGGCAATACGGGCGCATCCGCACGGCCGTGCTGGCCTTCGACGACGGCGGCACCCAGACCGTCACCCTCAAGGACACCGACAAGCCCCAGACCATCACGCTCACCGGGCGCGGCTCCGCAGTGCGCTTGAGCGTCTCGGAGGTCTACGCCGGCTCGGCCTCCAGCGTTCCCTACCTGTCACGCGTCTCCTTCGAGGGCTACGACCCCGCCGAGCAGCAGGTGACGATCACCGGCCGCTATGAGGGCTGCGTGCGCTCGCGCTCCAGCTCCAGCTGGGGCGGCCAGGACGAGCCCTTCTACTATTGCGTGCGCTTCAAGGCCGACGATGGCACCTTCTACGGCTGCATCGACGATCTTTGCTTCCACCCCAAGGACCATGTGGGCACGCGCCTGCAAGTGACCGGCGTGGTCAAGCCCGGCAACGTCCTTCAGGTGCTGGAGGCCAAACCGGTCAAATAG